A portion of the Streptococcus urinalis 2285-97 genome contains these proteins:
- the rmuC gene encoding DNA recombination protein RmuC, with protein sequence MQMMILITVFISILITILVYLKLDQLKQTFSRQLEDHADNLSDQLSYQLNLFEKTQSVVLTEQISRLQSDLYQQLNDIRDVLYQSTNETRDKTDNRLDLMNKELVNSVEKLQFSNEKRLEEMRQTVEEKLEKTLQTRLHASFETVSKQLESVNQGLGEMKSVARDVGTLNKVLSNTKTRGILGELQLGQILEDILTINQYEREFATVSGSSERVEYAVKLPGNSQGDYVYLPIDSKFPLEDYYRLEDAYELGDKTQIDLCRKALLTSVKRFAKDIQKKYLNPPETTNFGIMFLPTEGLYSEVVRNASFFDNLRRDENIVVAGPSTLSALLNSLSVGFKTLNIQKNADDISKILGNVKVEFEKFGNLLVKAQKQINTANNTLDSLISTRTNAIIRALNTIESYQDQDTKSLLDLPILENEENHEN encoded by the coding sequence ATGCAAATGATGATTCTCATTACTGTTTTTATCAGTATTTTAATAACTATTTTAGTTTATTTAAAATTAGATCAATTGAAACAGACATTTTCACGACAACTTGAAGACCATGCTGATAATTTATCAGACCAATTATCTTATCAACTTAATTTATTTGAAAAGACGCAGTCGGTTGTATTGACAGAACAAATTTCGCGTTTACAAAGTGACCTTTATCAACAGTTAAATGATATCCGAGACGTCCTTTACCAAAGTACAAATGAAACGAGAGATAAGACAGATAATCGTCTTGACTTGATGAATAAAGAACTCGTTAATTCTGTTGAAAAATTACAATTTTCAAATGAAAAACGGTTAGAAGAGATGCGTCAAACTGTTGAGGAAAAATTGGAAAAAACATTACAAACAAGGCTTCACGCATCATTTGAAACAGTCTCTAAGCAATTAGAAAGTGTTAACCAAGGTCTTGGAGAAATGAAAAGTGTTGCACGTGATGTGGGGACACTTAATAAAGTTCTATCAAATACTAAAACAAGAGGTATTCTAGGTGAGCTTCAATTGGGTCAAATTTTAGAAGATATTTTAACCATTAACCAATACGAAAGAGAATTTGCTACGGTTTCAGGATCTAGCGAACGAGTTGAATATGCTGTGAAATTACCAGGAAACAGCCAAGGAGATTATGTTTATCTACCAATAGATTCAAAATTTCCACTGGAGGACTATTATCGTTTAGAAGATGCTTATGAGCTTGGAGATAAAACTCAAATTGATTTATGTCGCAAAGCCTTATTAACGAGTGTAAAGCGTTTTGCAAAAGATATCCAAAAGAAATACTTAAATCCACCAGAAACAACAAACTTTGGTATTATGTTTTTACCAACTGAAGGCTTGTATTCTGAAGTAGTTCGCAACGCATCATTTTTTGATAATCTTCGTCGAGATGAGAATATTGTAGTTGCAGGCCCGTCAACATTGTCAGCTTTACTCAATTCATTATCTGTAGGTTTTAAAACATTGAATATACAAAAAAACGCAGATGATATTAGTAAAATTCTTGGAAATGTCAAAGTTGAATTCGAGAAATTTGGAAATTTACTGGTTAAAGCTCAAAAACAAATTAACACAGCAAATAACACATTGGATTCTTTGATTTCAACAAGGACAAATGCTATTATAAGAGCTTT